The Vidua macroura isolate BioBank_ID:100142 chromosome 11, ASM2450914v1, whole genome shotgun sequence genome includes a region encoding these proteins:
- the LOC128812838 gene encoding adhesion G-protein coupled receptor G1-like, translating into MKVLFLLLLFLHQGVGANGHRKEDFRFCGDRNQTQRSSVIYEYSPTNISIENTAQALIIKGPVLPNRGNSYYSYSLAPTLGRYRFCIYWFESNRTLQLVYGKNKISLGGNSSSSIPLGQESQNTERTRADIFNVSYIIKGGKNTSLDANAVYVFPASPGSMPVWKQDVEKQLTSLDNLIAQPLAAATGATERQRLRHKLGELEKMLAKVELEGQNQTFGEATVHATVLRVQPSPTPQHLTFAPQREESGEVQRFTVDLPSSLFMMVKEREEVVEHRVLLMDINRQTMFQDENSSHVLGDKVVSISLVDTVVANLSDPVVLTFFHDQLPRNVTPLCVFWQEDTSASSGSWDSYGCTTVTGSSQTECRCNHLTYFAVLMVSSPEITSVHRDYLSIITYIGCLISALASICTIFFLYFRSKQRDQITSMHIHMNLLAAIFLLDVTFLISEHLAASSSEAICRAGGLFLHFSLLSCLTWMGIEGYNLYRLVIEVFNAYHDHFLLKLFLVGWGLPLFCVVMILLAGWTNYGPISIPVYESIDGRTTNATICWITSPLIHNTVNLGFFSLVFLFNSVMLGAMVREILRQNKKGHKLKHVLALFGLSILLGIPWALIFFSFTSGVFCLVSLYIFTIINSLQGFLIFLWYWTMVLQARKSPDSQSSSDSAKLQPSSS; encoded by the exons ATGAAGGtcctcttcctgctcctcctcttcctccaccaAG GGGTGGGAGCCAATGGCCACAGGAAAGAGGATTTTCGTTTCTGTGGTGACCGAAACCAGACCCAGAGGAGCTCTGTCATCTACGAGTACAGCCCCACCAACATCTCCATCGAGAACACGGCCCAGGCACTGATAATAAAAGGGCCTGTTTTGCCAAACAGGGGAAACTCTTACTACAGTTACAGCTTGGCCCCCACCTTGGGCAGGTACCGCTTCTGCATCTACTGGTTTGAGTCCAACAGGACCCTGCAGCTGGTGTATGGGAAGAACAAGATCTCCCTGGGTGGGAACTCatccagcagcatccccctggGACAGGAGAGTCAGAATACTGAAAGAACCAGAGCCGACATCTTCAATGTGTCCTATATCATAAAGGGCGGGAAGAACACCTCCCTGGATGCTAATGCTGTTTACGTCTTCCCTG CCTCTCCAGGGAGCATGCCTGTCTGGAAGCAGGATGTGGAGAAGCAGCTCACCTCCTTGGACAACCTCAttgcccagcccctggcagcagccacgGGAGCCACGGAGCGGCAGAGGCTCCGGCA CAAACTTGGGGAGCTGGAGAAGATGCTGGCCAAGGTGGAGCTGGAAGGGCAGAACCAGACCTTTGGGGAGGCCACTGTGCACGCCACCGTCCTGAGGGTCCAGCCCAGCCCGACTCCTCAGCACCTGACCTTTGCTCCCCAGAGAGAG GAGAGTGGAGAGGTCCAGAGATTCACGGTGGACCTGCCAAGCAGCCTGTTCATGATGgtgaaggagagggaggaggtggtggagcaCAGGGTGCTCCTCATGGACATCAACAGGCAGACCATGTTCCAG GATGAAAACAGCAGCCACGTGCTGGGTGACAAGGTAGTCAGCATCTCCCTGGTGGACACAGTGGTGGCCAACCTCTCCGACCCAGTGGTCCTCACTTTCTTCCATGACCAGCTGCCG AGGAACGTGACCCCACTGTGTGTCTTCTGGCAGGAGGACACCTCCG CCAGttctgggagctgggacagctATGGGTGTACCACGGTGACAGGGAGCAGCCAGACAGAGTGCAGGTGCAACCACCTCACCTACTTTGCTGTGCTCATG gtATCCTCTCCAGAGATCACCTCTGTGCACAGGGATTACCTGAGTATCATAACCTACATTGGCTGCCTGATCTCGGCTTTGGCATCCATTTGCACCATCTTCTTCCTCTACTTCAG AAGCAAACAGCGAGACCAGATCACGAGCATGCACATCCACATGAACCTGCTGGCCGCCATCTTCCTCCTGGACGTCACCTTCCTCATCTCTGAGCActtggctgccagcagcagtgaggcCATCTGCAGAGCCGGGGGGCTGTTCCTGCACTTTTCACTCCTGAGCTGCCTCACCTGGATGGGCATTGAGGGCTACAACCTCTACCGGCTTGTGATCGAAGTCTTCAACGCCTACCATGACCACTTCCTCCTCAAGCTCTTCCTGGTTGGCTGGG GACTCCCCTTGTTCTGCGTGGTGATGATCCTCCTGGCTGGCTGGACGAACTACGGCCCCATCTCCATTCCTGTTTATGAATCCATTGATGGCAGAACCACCAACGCAACCAT ATGCTGGATCACGAGCCCCCTGATCCATAACACCGTGAACCTGGGTTTCTTCAGCCTGGTGTTCCTCTTTAACTCAGTCATGCTGGGGGCCATGGTACGGGAGATCCTCCGGCAGAACAAAAAAGGTCACAAGCTCAAGCATGTCCTGGCCCTGTTTGGGCTGAGCATCCTGCTGGGCATCCCCTGGGCACTGATCTTCTTCTCCTTCACCTCTGGTGTGTTCTGCCTTGTCTCCCTCTACATCTTCACCATCATCAACTCCCTCCAAG gtttcctcatcttcctctggTACTGGACCATGGTGCTGCAGGCGAGGAAGTCCCCTGActctcagagcagctctgacagtgccaagctgcagcccagcagcagctga
- the LOC128812839 gene encoding adhesion G protein-coupled receptor G3-like, giving the protein MRNGSCLGSGHKPWGNLGSSRAAGTRGAECGGMARGSQETPPSGMNLFLGTVLLLLLLPDVAEGQDSCSDLHRGDQHRECCNVVVEQQSPGNSTGMLHLSQHCPELWRSESHACACLRERWFRLLQLGQHGWLAGLKTLLLNVSTAVTRDVLITFSPTAGPSRLNTTEKGKAGKIHLPREIFRSLSSQTVRVVVTVLNIQQLGVFKEVNQTAQVLDNTVVGITVGESSISGLQEPVQLTFAHRQLPQGVTPRCVFWDPSKGQAGGWQSSGCVTQPGDKGTVCSCDHLTFFTLLLNPALDGSTAKALMAVATAGCAVAMAFSIFTMAFCIFVRCRFRFEETVRTNLGLHVNLMGSLFLLNLAFLLNSGLSGRAHPRTCGVLGGLTHYCLLCCFTWTALEGCQLYLLFVKVLGIYIHHYLAKLCLVGWGFPVLVVGVAGAIGSYGEYSIQTTDHQIIAHLCWITSKHLLVHYITNCGYFGLIFLFNMAVFGVAIQKSCSLQGTGAVQGYHKPWKVALVAAGLFCLLGATWALAFLTYGISSTAVLYLFTVLNSLQGIFIFIWLVVLYYPKTKETTGSLSYIIRHDKNTTASQD; this is encoded by the exons ATGAGGAACGGCTCTTGCCTCGGAAGCGGCCACAAGCCCTGGGGGaacctggggagcagcagagctgctgggacaaGGGGAGCAGAGTGTGGTGGGATGGCCAGGGGCAGCCAGGAGACCCCACCAAGTGGCATGAACTTGTTCCTGGgcactgtcctgctgctcctgctgctgcctg ATGTTGCCGAAGGACAGGACAGCTGTTCCG ACCTGCATCGGGGTGATCAGCACCGTGAGTGCTGCAACGTGGTggtggagcagcagagcccaggcaaCAGCACCGGCATGCTCCACttgtcccagcactgcccggAGCTGTGGCGCTCTGAGAGCCACGCTTGTGCCTGCCTGAGGGAGCGCTGGTTCAG gctgctgcagttGGGGCAGCACGGTTGGCTGGCTGGGCTCAAGACTCTGCTCCTCAATGTCAGCACGGCTGTCACCCGTGACGTCCTCATCACCTTCTCCCCCACAGCG GGCCCCAGCAGGCTGAACAccacagagaaagggaaggcaGGTAAAATCCACCTCCCCAGGGAGATATTCCGGTCCCTGAGCAGCCAAACAGTGCGTGTGGTGGTGACAGTCCTCAATATCCAGCAGCTTGGCGTGTTCAAG GAAGTCAACCAGACAGCGCAGGTCTTGGACAACACCGTGGTGGGCATCACAGTGGGAGAGAGCAGCATctcggggctgcaggagcccgTGCAGCTCACGTTCGCCCACAGGCAGCTGCCCCAA GGCGTCACCCCGCGATGCGTCTTCTGGGATCCCAGCAAAG ggcaggcaggaggctggcagagcagtggATGTGTCACGCAGCccggggacaaggggacagtcTGCTCCTGTGACCATCTCACCTTCTTCACCCTCCTCCTG AACCCAGCTCTGGATGGCTCCACAGCAAAAGCTTTGATGGCTGTTGCCACCGCTGGCTGTGCGGTAGCCATGGCTTTCTCCATCTTCACCATGGCCTTCTGCATCTTTGTAAG GTGCAGGTTCAGGTTTGAGGAGACCGTCCGCACCAACCTGGGGCTGCACGTGAACCTcatgggcagcctgttcctccTCAACCTGGCCTTCCTGCTCAACAGTGGGCTCTCTGGCAGGGCCCACCCAAGGACCtgtggggtcctgggggggctCACCCACtactgcctgctctgctgcttcaccTGGACGGCGCTGGAGGGCTGCCAGCTCTACCTCCTCTTTGTCAAGGTCCTCGGCATCTACATCCACCACTACCTGGCAAAGCTGTGCCTGGTTGGCTGGG GCTTCCCTGTTCTCGTGGTGGGAGTGGCAGGAGCTATTGGCAGCTATGGAGAATACAGCATCCAGACCACAGACCACCAGATCATAGCCCACCT ATGCTGGATCACTTCCAAACATCTTCTGGTCCACTACATCACCAACTGTGGTTACTTTGGCCTCATCTTCCTCTTCAACATGGCTGTCTTCGGGGTGGCGATCCAGAAGAGCTGCAGCTTGCAGGGCactggggcagtgcagggatACCATAAGCCCTGGAAGGTGGctctggtggcagcagggctctTCTGCCTGTTGGGAGCCACTTGGGCCCTGGCGTTCCTCACCTATGGCATCTCCTCCACAGCTGTGCTCTACCTCTTCACTGTCCTCAACTCTCTCCAAG gaatcTTCATATTCATCTGGTTGGTTGTCCTCTACTACCCAAAGACAAAGGAGACCACCGGTTCCCTCTCCTACATCATCAGACATGACAAAAACACCACAGCCTCCCAGGACTAG
- the LOC128812910 gene encoding uromodulin-like, with amino-acid sequence MERIVRCLLLLSVLCLAGCEGNKSELASTRGPRPGVALRVKRSPDACLPNPCQHQGQCQVTVDRPVCSCKPGFTGEFCQDVVLKLACEEEHMKMMVRKEVFELLKIPLELVHLKNQACKVSEKEEEGELFFAATLTGENHTACGSVIQQNSSHVSYSNVIESEQEARRALISRSFQLEVHFSCIYAYEQVVRLPFALTAVDKLVQLVVREGHFNVSMRLYKSPSYLEPYHLPSVAVPLTDTLYVLLKMEGQHQLKYFLLSVLDCWATPSTDPHQDTQHKLIEQGCPHDETVTYLNAIGESTTAKFSFQMFQFVGYPEVFLHCRVQLCVPDSPEPCAKQCPRQWRSRRALADDYNRIVSYGPILLLAAPSSGAEIHHSSTDQQDPAGPSPWLSRALILLCVLALLTVAAAAVSMGRRMV; translated from the exons atG GAAAGGATTGTGAgatgtttgctgctgctctctgtgctctgcctggCTGGCTGTGAAGGCAACAAGA GTGAGCTGGCCAGCACCCGTGGCCCGAGGCCAGGGGTTGCCCTCCGTGTCAAGAGGAGCCCAGATGCCTGCCTGCCAAACCCGTGCCAGCACCAGGGGCAGTGCCAGGTGACTGTGGACAGACCAGTTTGCAGCTGCAAGCCAGGCTTCACAGGGGAATTCTGCCAAG ATGTGGTCCTGAAGTTGGCCTGTGAGGAAGAGCACATGAAGATGATGGTGAGGAAGGAGGTGTTTGAGCTCTTGAAAATCCCGCTGGAGCTTGTCCACTTGAAGAACCAGGCATGCAAGGTctcagagaaggaagaagagggtGAGCTGTTTTTTGCAGCCACTCTCACAGGTGAAAATCACACTGCCTGTGGATCAGTAATCCAG CAAAACAGCTCCCATGTCTCGTACTCCAACGTCATCGAGTCAGAGCAGGAGGCCCGCAGGGCCCTGATCTCCCGCAGTTTTCAGCTGGAGGTGCACTTCTCCTGCATCTACGCCTACGAGCAGGTTGTGAGACTGCCCTTCGCTCTCACTGCTGTTGACAA gCTGGTACAGCTTGTGGTCAGAGAAGGACACTTCAATGTCAGCATGAGACTCTACAAGTCCCCCTCCTACCTCGAGCCTTATCACCTGCCAAGTGTGGCTGTCCCCCTCACGGACACACTCTATGTCCTGCTGAAGATGGAAGGGCAGCACCAGCTCAAGTACTTCCTGCTGAGTGTTTTGGACTGCTGGGCCACGCCGAGCACGGATCCGCACCAGGACACGCAGCACAAGCTCATTGAGCAGGG gtgtccccatgaCGAGACGGTGACCTATCTGAATGCCATTGGAGAGAGCACTACTGCCAAGTTCAGCTTCCAGATGTTTCAGTTTGTTGGTTACCCTGAGGTGTTCCTGCACTGCCGTGTCCAGCTCTGTGTTCCTGAtagcccagagccctgtgccaAG CAATGCCCCAGGCAGTGGAGGAGCAGGCGGGCACTGGCAGATGACTACAACAGGATTGTTTCCTACGGGCCCATcctcctgctggctgctccttCCTCAGGAGCAGAGATCCATCATTCCAGCACTGACCAGCAGGACCCAGCGG GACCCAGCCCATGGCTCTCCAGGGCTCTCATTCTGCTGTGTGTGCTCGCCCTGCTCACTGTGGCTGCTGCGGCCGTCAGCATGGGGCGGCGAATGGTTTAG